From Elaeis guineensis isolate ETL-2024a chromosome 16, EG11, whole genome shotgun sequence, a single genomic window includes:
- the LOC105059702 gene encoding probable serine/threonine-protein kinase PIX13 has protein sequence MGNCFGFPVNSPSPTTARPSSPGPSTSKTTSSTTTTGKLSSMSSNTFGQSTGSSVSVYEAFPEGRILEAPNLRTFTFAELKNATRNFKPETVLGEGGFGRVYKGWVDEKTLNPARSGAGMVVAVKKLNPESMQGLEEWQSEVNFLGRLSHPNLVKLLGYCWEDTELLLVYEFMAKGSLENHLFRRGAAFEPLSWSLRLKIAIGAARGLAFLHTSEKQVIYRDFKASNILLDSNYNAKLSDFGLAKHGPTGGDSHVTTRVMGTYGYAAPEYVATGHLYVKSDVYGFGVVLLEMLSGQRALDTNRPSGQHNLVDWARPYLADRRKLSRLMDPRLEGQYPSKGALQAAQLTLRCLAGDPKSRPSMKEVVETLEQIEAMKGRSRGPNDASQKPTARDHGRIPAQPRSPLPTRRDGGGSGMPVKHHPPRVQ, from the exons ATGGGGAATTGCTTCGGTTTTCCGGTGAACTCTCCAAGTCCGACAACCGCCAGACCGTCCAGTCCAG GACCGTCAACATCAAAGACCACTAGTAGCACCACCACCACCGGGAAGCTTTCAAGCATGAGCAGTAATACCTTTGGGCAGTCTACTGGCAGTAGTGTAAGTGTTTATGAGGCTTTTCCAGAGGGTCGGATCCTTGAGGCACCGAACCTTCGAACCTTTACTTTTGCTGAATTGAAGAATGCCACAAGGAATTTCAAGCCCGAGACAGTTCTTGGGGAAGGTGGATTTGGGAGAGTATACAAGGGATGGGTGGATGAGAAGACTCTGAACCCAGCAAGGAGTGGGGCTGGGATGGTGGTTGCTGTAAAGAAACTGAATCCTGAGAGCATGCAAGGTTTGGAAGAGTGGCAG TCTGAAGTGAATTTTCTGGGGAGGTTATCACATCCCAACCTTGTTAAGCTCTTGGGCTATTGCTGGGAGGATACGGAGCTCCTTCTTGTGTATGAATTCATGGCAAAGGGCAGCCTCGAGAATCACCTCTTTCGAA GAGGAGCAGCTTTTGAGCCACTATCTTGGAGCCTAAGGCTGAAGATAGCCATAGGCGCAGCTCGTGGCCTTGCATTCCTTCATACATCAGAAAAGCAAGTCATTTACCGGGATTTCAAGGCTTCCAATATCCTCCTTGACTCG AACTACAATGCCAAGCTTTCTGACTTTGGATTGGCAAAGCATGGCCCAACTGGTGGAGACTCACATGTCACGACACGAGTCATGGGCACCTATGGATATGCAGCTCCAGAGTATGTTGCCACTG GCCATCTATATGTGAAGAGTGATGTTTATGGTTTTGGAGTCGTGTTACTGGAGATGCTCTCGGGTCAGCGGGCGCTTGATACTAATCGTCCAAGTGGGCAACATAATTTGGTCGATTGGGCTAGACCATACTTGGCTGATCGTAGAAAGCTGTCACGGTTGATGGATCCGCGGCTTGAGGGACAGTACCCCTCCAAAGGAGCTCTTCAGGCTGCTCAGCTTACCCTGCGGTGTCTTGCTGGTGATCCTAAAAGCCGGCCATCTATGAAAGAAGTGGTGGAAACACTGGAGCAGATTGAGGCCATGAAAGGCAGGTCAAGGGGGCCTAATGATGCCTCCCAGAAGCCCACTGCTCGCGACCATGGCCGAATTCCAGCACAGCCCCGTTCCCCACTTCCGACGAGGCGTGATGGTGGTGGATCTGGCATGCCGGTGAAGCACCACCCTCCTAGAGTACAATAA